The Uruburuella testudinis genome window below encodes:
- a CDS encoding ATP-binding cassette domain-containing protein has protein sequence MIEIKNLTLQRGLKVLLNQADLTINPNQRVGLIGKNGSGKSSLFALIKGEISADGGDVQIPKHWRLAAVAQETPALDTCALDYVLQGDEQLQQLQAALAQAEAHNEGMKQAEYHAKLEEIDAYTAPARAAKLLSGLGFSQQEHTKPVSAFSGGWRMRLNLAQALMCRADLLLLDEPTNHLDLETVLWLENHLAGLACTQIIISHDRDFLNATTTQTVELANQKLSQYGGNYDFYQTERAQRLAQQQAAYVKQQSQIKHLQSFIDRFKAKATKAVQAQSRMKALARLERIAPAHLDSEFSFAFDTPAHLPNPLLKLDKVDLGYGSDVVLHNLSLSLESGARYGLLGVNGSGKSTLIKALSDGLKPLSGQIIRADKLNIGYFAQHQLDTLRADQSPLWHIQQLAPEVKEQEIRNFLGGFNFVGDMALQKIEPFSGGEKARLALAMIVWQKPNLLLLDEPTNHLDLDMRHALTLALQSFQGALIVVSHDRSLLEATTDQFLLIHQGRLNEFDGDLNDYRQWRLAQENAAAAPAASAQTQSRKDTKRLEAQIRQERTRRCKPVQQQIDKAEKEMAGLAEKQNAYEAFLAQESAYSDENKAKLQQTLAELAEVKVKLSQLEENWLGWQEELEQIHQAIDAEFAAG, from the coding sequence ATGATAGAAATCAAAAACCTCACCCTCCAGCGCGGCTTGAAAGTCTTGCTGAATCAGGCCGACCTGACCATCAATCCCAACCAGCGCGTGGGTTTGATCGGCAAAAACGGCAGCGGCAAATCCAGCCTGTTTGCCCTGATAAAAGGTGAAATTTCGGCAGATGGCGGCGATGTGCAGATACCCAAACACTGGCGTTTGGCTGCAGTGGCTCAAGAAACCCCGGCGCTGGATACTTGTGCATTGGATTATGTGCTGCAAGGGGATGAGCAGTTGCAACAGCTGCAAGCCGCCTTGGCTCAGGCCGAAGCGCATAACGAGGGTATGAAGCAGGCCGAATATCATGCCAAGCTGGAAGAAATCGATGCCTACACCGCTCCGGCGCGGGCAGCCAAACTGTTAAGCGGATTGGGGTTTTCCCAACAAGAGCACACCAAACCGGTGAGCGCGTTTTCCGGCGGCTGGCGCATGCGCCTGAATCTGGCGCAAGCCTTGATGTGCCGCGCCGATCTGCTGTTGCTTGACGAGCCGACCAACCATCTGGATTTGGAAACCGTGCTGTGGCTGGAAAACCATCTTGCCGGGCTGGCGTGCACGCAAATCATCATTTCGCACGACCGCGATTTTCTCAATGCCACCACCACCCAAACCGTAGAGTTGGCCAACCAAAAGCTCAGCCAATACGGCGGCAACTATGATTTTTACCAAACCGAACGTGCGCAACGGTTAGCGCAGCAGCAAGCGGCTTATGTGAAGCAGCAAAGCCAAATCAAACACCTGCAATCGTTTATCGACCGTTTTAAAGCCAAAGCCACCAAAGCCGTGCAGGCGCAAAGCCGTATGAAAGCGCTGGCGAGGCTGGAGCGCATCGCACCGGCGCATTTGGACAGCGAATTTTCATTTGCATTCGACACCCCGGCGCATCTTCCCAACCCCTTGTTGAAGCTGGATAAAGTTGATTTGGGCTATGGCAGCGATGTGGTTTTGCACAACTTGAGCCTGTCGCTCGAAAGTGGTGCGCGTTACGGGCTGTTGGGTGTGAACGGCAGCGGCAAATCCACATTGATTAAAGCGCTTTCAGACGGCCTCAAGCCTTTAAGCGGGCAGATTATCCGGGCCGACAAGCTCAATATCGGCTATTTTGCCCAGCACCAGTTGGATACCTTGCGCGCCGACCAAAGCCCGCTGTGGCATATCCAACAGCTTGCTCCTGAAGTCAAAGAGCAGGAAATCCGTAATTTTTTGGGCGGCTTCAACTTTGTCGGCGATATGGCGCTGCAAAAAATCGAACCGTTTTCCGGCGGCGAAAAAGCGCGTTTGGCGCTGGCCATGATTGTTTGGCAAAAGCCTAATCTGCTGCTGCTTGACGAGCCGACCAACCATCTCGATTTAGACATGCGCCATGCACTGACGCTGGCTTTGCAGAGTTTTCAAGGCGCGCTTATCGTGGTATCGCATGACCGCAGCCTGCTTGAAGCCACCACAGATCAGTTTTTATTGATTCATCAAGGCCGTCTGAATGAGTTTGACGGCGACTTGAATGATTACCGCCAATGGCGTTTGGCGCAGGAAAATGCCGCCGCCGCTCCGGCTGCATCTGCGCAGACACAGAGCCGCAAAGATACCAAAAGACTGGAAGCACAAATCAGGCAGGAGCGCACGCGCCGTTGCAAGCCTGTGCAGCAGCAAATCGATAAAGCGGAAAAAGAAATGGCCGGTTTGGCTGAAAAACAAAATGCATATGAAGCATTTTTGGCACAAGAAAGCGCCTATTCTGATGAAAATAAAGCCAAATTGCAGCAAACACTCGCCGAGCTGGCCGAAGTCAAAGTAAAATTATCCCAATTGGAAGAAAACTGGTTGGGCTG